In a genomic window of Deinococcus metalli:
- a CDS encoding histone deacetylase family protein, which translates to MTPPAGPFQAYTPAAYVFPLPEGHRFPAYKYAGVRDRLSPLLPVLDTPALSWADAGRVHDPLWLRRWRRGEVTRAEERAFGLPWSPGVVERARRAAGGSLAALHDALRVGWGANLAGGTHHAFRDRAEGFCLVNDAAILTRVALDGGVAQRVAVLDLDVHQGNGTAALLDTEPRALTVSVHGERNYPFRKERSSLDLGLPDGVTDAEYLTALRGHVLPALDAFRPDLLLYLAGVDVLAGDRFGRFAMTLDGVRERNRAVLTWARAAGVPVVTMMAGGYNRDHALTVEAHASVVLDGLDVFG; encoded by the coding sequence ATGACTCCGCCCGCCGGCCCGTTCCAGGCGTACACCCCGGCCGCGTACGTGTTTCCGCTGCCCGAGGGCCACCGCTTTCCGGCGTACAAGTACGCGGGGGTGCGCGACCGGCTGTCGCCGCTGCTGCCGGTGCTGGACACGCCAGCGCTGTCGTGGGCGGACGCGGGCCGGGTGCACGATCCGCTGTGGCTGCGCCGCTGGCGGCGGGGCGAGGTGACGCGAGCGGAGGAACGCGCCTTCGGGCTGCCGTGGTCGCCGGGCGTGGTGGAGCGGGCGCGCCGGGCGGCGGGCGGATCGCTGGCCGCGCTGCACGACGCGCTGCGGGTGGGCTGGGGCGCGAACCTGGCGGGCGGCACGCACCACGCCTTCCGTGACCGCGCCGAGGGCTTCTGCCTGGTGAACGACGCCGCGATCCTCACGCGCGTGGCGCTGGACGGCGGCGTGGCGCAGCGGGTGGCGGTGCTCGACCTGGACGTGCACCAGGGCAACGGCACGGCCGCGCTGCTGGACACCGAGCCGCGCGCCCTGACCGTGAGCGTGCACGGCGAGCGCAACTACCCCTTCCGCAAGGAGCGCAGTTCCCTGGACCTCGGCCTCCCCGACGGCGTGACGGACGCCGAGTACCTGACGGCGCTGCGCGGCCACGTGCTGCCGGCGCTGGATGCCTTCCGTCCGGACCTGCTGCTGTACCTCGCGGGGGTGGACGTGCTGGCCGGCGACCGCTTCGGCCGCTTCGCCATGACGCTGGACGGGGTGCGCGAGCGCAACCGGGCGGTGCTGACGTGGGCGCGGGCCGCGGGTGTGCCGGTGGTCACCATGATGGCCGGCGGGTACAACCGCGACCACGCGCTGACCGTCGAAGCGCACGCAAGTGTCGTGCTGGACGGCCTGGACGTGTTCGGCTGA